From Uloborus diversus isolate 005 chromosome 8, Udiv.v.3.1, whole genome shotgun sequence, a single genomic window includes:
- the LOC129227430 gene encoding CXXC-type zinc finger protein 1-like — translation MEQEMHSYCKPPNIDNEMDQDDEDELVYCICRTKDTNRFMIGCDGCNEWYHGDCISITEEYAKNIKQFFCLMCRERDSNLEIQFKEKKEKIDKKKIEEIKRYVSEEERNRKSARRCGECVACYRTEDCGRCDFCKDMRKFGGPNKIRQKCRQRQCMNFGLILGKKPKLFSGSQSDDTEDNGHFVLLPNTEITNVDPQIKYSDDDEDDDRDVDYDPGTKKPHSRSKHRSHYNKQTNKRRSKRNDHRKKHREEKEKSSSKKDNDAPRQCYGPSCILPARVNSKYCSDDCGMKLATNRIYEILPHRIQQWQQSVCSADETNRKTLEKVRKEQQEAKEKLSLLDRQQEALEKLIERGKKVTIAADQENLENESEESEVSYYCVTCGHEISQRNALKHMEKCFNKYESQTSFGSFYPTNIDGSNIFCDYYNSNQRTYCKRLKVICPEHSKEPKVLDDEVCGFPLVERSPRVVMETTSESASEFCRTLKKKCVKHHQWEKFRRAELDLCKMRLLFKLDDLIEQERSLRQQMANRGSVLGLMLHQTISYESQIET, via the coding sequence ATGGAGCAAGAAATGCACAGTTATTGTAAGCCACCAAATATTGACAATGAAATGGATCAAGATGATGAGGACGAATTAGTGTATTGTATTTGTCGCACTAAAGACACAAATAGATTTATGATAGGATGCGACGGCTGCAATGAATGGTATCATGGAGACTGTATTAGCATCACAGAGGAATATGCCAAGAACATTAAGCAGTTTTTTTGCCTCATGTGTAGAGAACGCGACTCAAACCTTGAAATACAattcaaagaaaagaaagaaaagatagaTAAGAAGAAAATTGAAGAAATCAAGAGATATGTTTCAGAAGAGGAACGCAATAGAAAGTCGGCCAGGAGATGTGGTGAATGTGTTGCTTGTTACCGGACTGAAGATTGCGGCCGTTGTGATTTCTGTAAAGACATGAGAAAATTCGGTGGACCAAACAAAATTAGGCAAAAGTGCAGACAGAGGCAATGTATGAATTTTGGTCTTATTTTGGGTAAAAAGCCAAAACTTTTTTCAGGTTCTCAGAGTGATGACACTGAAGATAATGGGCATTTTGTTTTGCTCCCGAATACTGAAATAACAAATGTTGATCCACAGATTAAATATTCAGACGACGATGAGGATGATGACAGAGATGTTGACTACGATCCTGGCACAAAAAAGCCTCACTCTAGGTCAAAGCATAGGAGCCACTAtaacaagcaaacaaacaaacGAAGGAGCAAAAGGAATGATCACCGAAAAAAACACagagaagaaaaagagaaaagttcAAGCAAGAAAGACAATGATGCACCAAGACAATGCTATGGCCCCAGTTGCATTCTTCCAGCTAGAGTGAACTCGAAGTATTGTTCTGATGATTGCGGAATGAAACTGGCAACAAATAGAATCTACGAAATATTGCCTCATAGAATCCAACAGTGGCAACAGTCTGTTTGCTCTGCAGATGAGACCAATAGAAAGACGTTGGAGAAAGTCAGAAAAGAACAGCAAGAGGCTAAAGAGAAACTTTCCTTGCTTGATAGACAGCAAGAAGCCCTGGAAAAGCTTATTGAGAGAGGAAAGAAAGTTACAATTGCAGCAGATCAGGAGAATTTGGAAAACGAGTCGGAGGAATCTGAAGTTAGTTATTATTGCGTCACTTGCGGTCATGAAATAAGTCAGAggaatgctttgaaacatatggaGAAATGTTTCAACAAGTATGAGAGTCAGACCTCGTTTGGCTCCTTTTATCCAACTAACATTGATGGAAGCAATATTTTCTGCGACTACTACAACAGCAATCAACGCACCTATTGCAAACGACTGAAAGTTATCTGCCCAGAACATTCTAAAGAGCCAAAAGTGTTGGATGATGAGGTATGTGGTTTTCCGCTTGTGGAAAGATCACCAAGGGTTGTGATGGAAACTACATCAGAATCTGCGAGTGAATTTTGTaggacactgaaaaaaaaatgtgttaaacaCCATCAGTGGGAGAAGTTCAGAAGAGCCGAGCTTGATTTATGCAAAATGAGGCTCCTATTTAAGTTGGATGATttaattgaacaagaaagaagtCTTCGGCAACAAATGGCAAATAGAGGGAGTGTACTGGGATTGATGCTTCATCAGACTATATCTTATGAATCACAAATTGAAACTTAA